From the Micromonospora sediminicola genome, one window contains:
- a CDS encoding WhiB family transcriptional regulator, with protein MGMITDWPSLAACQNGDPDALFVQGAEQNVAKRICRSCPVRYECLADALDNRIEFGVWGGMTERERRALLRRHPQVTSWRKMFEAAMKKNAKEKAGKDKVLVTTAN; from the coding sequence ATGGGCATGATCACTGACTGGCCGTCACTGGCGGCGTGTCAGAACGGGGACCCGGACGCGTTGTTCGTACAGGGCGCCGAACAGAACGTGGCGAAGAGGATCTGCCGGAGCTGCCCAGTTCGGTACGAGTGCCTGGCCGACGCGCTCGACAACCGGATCGAGTTCGGTGTGTGGGGTGGCATGACCGAACGCGAGCGACGCGCGCTGCTGCGGCGGCACCCGCAGGTGACCAGCTGGCGCAAGATGTTCGAGGCGGCCATGAAGAAGAACGCCAAGGAGAAGGCCGGCAAGGACAAGGTCCTGGTCACCACGGCCAACTGA
- a CDS encoding ArsA family ATPase, protein MVPSEDAAPPLDVDQILADPGVRIVVCCGAGGVGKTTTAAALALRAAEQHGRRTVVLTIDPARRLAQSLGLTELDNTPRQVKGIDVESSGGELHAMMLDMKRTFDDVVLQHTDPAKAVEIFSNPFYQAMSSTFAGTQEYMAMEKLGQLHARGEWDLIVVDTPPSRSALDFLDAPARLSRFLDGRMLRLLLAPARTGGRSMFSLVTASFGMFSKVVQKVLGAQLLTDLSGFVAALDSMFGGFRQRAEQTYRILQAGETAFLLVAAPEPDAVREAAYFAGRLREERMPLAGLVLNRVHEPAVPELTAAESLAAAERLAAEGGHEGTVEVLRAHAALAQQAVREQQVAARFTEAFPAVPAVSVTAQPADVHDVDGLRTIGEAISRS, encoded by the coding sequence TTGGTGCCTTCCGAAGACGCGGCGCCTCCGCTGGACGTCGACCAGATCCTCGCCGACCCCGGCGTGCGGATCGTGGTCTGCTGCGGGGCGGGCGGCGTGGGCAAGACGACCACCGCGGCGGCGCTGGCGCTGCGCGCGGCCGAGCAGCACGGCCGACGGACGGTGGTGCTCACCATCGACCCGGCCCGCCGGCTGGCCCAGTCGCTCGGCCTGACCGAGCTGGACAACACGCCCCGGCAGGTCAAGGGCATCGACGTCGAGTCCAGCGGCGGCGAGCTGCACGCCATGATGCTCGACATGAAGCGCACGTTCGACGACGTGGTGCTCCAGCACACCGACCCGGCCAAGGCCGTGGAGATCTTCTCGAACCCCTTCTACCAGGCCATGAGCTCCACCTTCGCCGGCACGCAGGAATACATGGCGATGGAGAAGCTGGGTCAGCTGCACGCCCGGGGCGAGTGGGACCTGATCGTGGTGGACACGCCGCCGTCCCGCTCCGCGCTCGACTTCCTCGACGCACCGGCCCGGCTGTCCCGGTTCCTCGACGGCCGGATGCTGCGGCTGCTGCTGGCCCCGGCGCGCACCGGCGGGCGGAGCATGTTCAGCCTGGTGACGGCGAGCTTCGGGATGTTCTCGAAGGTGGTGCAGAAGGTGCTCGGCGCGCAGCTGCTCACCGATTTGTCCGGCTTCGTCGCCGCGCTCGACTCGATGTTCGGCGGGTTCCGGCAGCGGGCCGAGCAGACGTACCGGATCCTGCAGGCCGGGGAGACGGCGTTCCTGCTGGTCGCGGCGCCGGAGCCGGACGCGGTCCGGGAGGCGGCCTACTTCGCGGGCCGGTTGCGTGAGGAGCGGATGCCGCTGGCCGGGCTGGTGCTCAACCGGGTGCACGAGCCCGCGGTGCCGGAGCTGACCGCGGCGGAGAGCCTGGCCGCGGCGGAGCGGCTGGCGGCCGAGGGCGGGCACGAGGGCACCGTCGAGGTGTTGCGCGCGCACGCCGCGCTGGCCCAGCAGGCGGTACGCGAGCAGCAGGTGGCGGCCCGCTTCACCGAGGCGTTCCCGGCGGTGCCGGCGGTGTCGGTGACGGCGCAGCCCGCCGACGTGCACGACGTCGACGGGCTGCGGACGATCGGTGAGGCGATCAGCCGGAGCTGA